The DNA window TTGAAGttggtgggataagacccagtcctgccatccaattggtcaagaaattgaatttgatttgtcaagaaacaagaaattaaatttgactttccaagagacaagaatttgaacttgattttcgatttttgacttttgaatttttcggatctttgaaaattttccgaattttcgAAAAAATGATTTGCCcaaaattcaagtattgtgTCGCCGATCCTTCGATCTGCTTTATGATATTATTGTTTTTTCCTCAAAACTTTGACTCAGCCCCTTTTCCTCAGTTCAAATCATGAATATGCAGTTCTTGGACGACATCTCACagttcaaaatttgccccagttgcggtatttgaaatgagcatggaCCTGCAAAAGAAGTAAGCAAGTAACGCCACCACCATCCGATCAATTCCTCcttcaagaaatgtgtaaacatgagtacttcGATGTTTTTATCAACTTTTGTTGCGGCAGCCGACTGAGTTGGATTCttcaccctaaggcttttccgatttacaaactgatcagatatgtgctttgccatattgtgaagtctgcgtaactgactttgttgaaccttaacccttttcaggggatgactgaacccaagtatgtttcgaataaaccacggggattgttattcaccaaaattcaaagataaagaatgaagtatgcaagaaaattcacatgtcatacaagaatgcacacataaccatttgtgcttaaattctacaaaaatgccatgaatacaagtaatttggaaaaatgagctttgcaaaagagtgttttacaaaatgacacagttttggccaacaaatgtcatattcaattctctggatatctttgttctgaaattcaaaattgacagaagtatgacaaaatgaggagaaatccaaatgaaccaaatcaccagctgttcttcctcgtgctcgcttgctgcaaaatcctaccttggcgccctttcgggttttcaccaaggttgcccccactccttttcttttgttttgtttttgtttttgtttttctttttttctcttttttccttttttcctttttttttggcgccctttcgggtttttacctAAGGAAGCAATGGAAGCGCTCAACCTTAATCGCCTCGGGAATATGAGTTAAAGAtttctgacatcagtaaaatgcacttccccttgtaagattaagcgaaggcattatggacatcacttgtcagttgattagcaaacttttcaatagaaatacagcaagtgacgaaagccaggactttgggcttttgtaatggggtcaggtggggtatttcaagaaaagttgaggcttgaaagcaaatttgatgagaggtgtgaaataacctgagattgcatcattttgagatcatttccaattttgaatgaaactgaggaaaatttttccccagtttgattggattttttttctttgcattttcttcatcgcattcttcttactttttgcatttttttgcatttttcttttttttttcaaaaactaaatttgctccagtgtggggttcttttccctttttcatctcttttccaaagataaatttgccccaatatggggtttttctttcctttctgatcattttcaaaatgaatttgccccagtgtggggtttgcagttctcaggggttgccaaacgaaaattattgttctaatagctcaaaggggatgactagggatgaaatgttttgattggaaaggaagatggcctgacttgtgcctcgtcccttgcgcgatttccaaaaagaaatttgcataatcaaataaagaacttcttacacatgtccgagttgataggttgagggaacgtctgtccatccatttctcctttgaacacccaataagctttgtcaatttgaagTAAACAtgccttcgacttcgtctttcatcgctttagccctttgtttccttttcagaAGATCGGTGGCAGACATAGGTCATGCTTATGACATTCAGCTGTTTTTCATCAATTAGAATCAATCGTTGGTAATCCTACTCTGACCAATCAGCTTCGAGCTTGGCAGGGGaggaatttttatcaatgaagggatcTTGGCCTTTTCCATGAAGGTTTTTTCAAgggatggattttcaatggagggatttcaatgaagcaagttttataagggatttttaatgaaggtttttcaaggaagggagttttaatgcaggaattttaaaatgaagggattttcaatgaagggctttatcgaattccagaacaaTGATATCcagagggtcaaataatttcacctttggccatcttaaaagaatttaaaagaatcaagacaataatcaaatcaaacaaattatgcacttcatgcaactccaaatcaaagtggaaacaagataaactcaattgcaaaagatgcctTCATTACACTATTCACATATGCAGGAAACAGTTTCTGgtgaaatttagtaaataacaacccctagatttaccaaagttcccttcgagagggaaaatactcggccatccaaatggtgcaacgtgccttcaagattctcagatTTCGTCACTGGAGGTGGGTGCCTCTAAAGTGTCCTCAtgtttgggaaaggggtttgtgctTACACTCTGTCCCTGTTCACCCTTTTTCTTTAGCACTATTACTCCGAATTCGATCATATCCTGGATTTCATGTTTCAATGCCCGACAATCATTGGTGGAATGCCCGGGagctccagaatgataagcGCAGACCGATTGAGGGTCATAGCCAGAAGGAAAACGATTGGAatagactttaggaggtatAACACCAATTTTCCCGACAGCTTTCAATTGCTCATATAATTGGTCAACAGGCCGACCTAGATTGGTGAAGGTTCGGTTTGACGTTGAATTTTGGGTGTCACTGGTTTGTTGGTAGTAGTAATTTGGGCTAGGGGGTGGAATAGGTCTTGGGTTAAAAGGAGGGCGAGGTCTAGTTTGGAGACTTGGTTGAGGATTTTGAAAGGGTGGTGTGAGTACATTTGGATAATTTGGTCGAGGTCGAGAATGGTTAATAGTGGTATGATGGATAGGACGGAAGCTTGGGTAGTATGGATAGGGTGATGAATAAGCAAGGCGGTTTGAAAATCTAGGTCTGGCCGAGGGGCCCTGATTCCCAACAAAGGCAGTTTCCTCTTCTTTTCCCTTAGATTGGGATTTTTCCCCACTGTAATTCTGGCTTTGCAGAGCCTCTAGTTGCATCTTCAATGTTGACACATTAATAATTTTTCCGGCCTTCACAAACTCATCAAATTCTTCCAATTTATTGACAATTTCGGCAAAGGAACACCCGGTCATtcgaaaaatttcctcaaagtaAGGCGGGTCATGAGTTTTGATGAACGTGCGAACAATCTCGTTTTCAGTCATAGGAGGCTCCACTTTGGCGGCCAGTTTCCTCCATCTCTTCGCGTAcgtcttgtggtcctcagatgGTTTTCTTTTAGTCCCCTCAAGTGTGGCCCTCGTTGGAGCAAGCTCGCAATTGTATTCATATTGCCTCATAAAAGCAGTTGACAAATCCATCCAAGATCTCATATCCTCCGGCTTCAAATTGGAATACCAATCCAACGCGTCACCTTCTAAGCTTTCAGGAAACAAACGAACTGGTAGATTCTCGTCATCTAttggcttgcccaacttgttggcaaacattCGGAGGTGCGTCTTGGGGTTGCCCGTTCCATCATACTTGCTAAACTTGGGTGTTTTGAAACCCATGGGCAATTGCATATCCGGAAATAGGCACAGCTCGTTGTAGTCCAACCCTCCTTGTTTGTTCAAGCCTTGGCCTTTCCTTATGAAATCCTCAAACTGATCCAATCGCTTTAGCAAATTCTTATCCACTGGTGCGGATGACTCCCCGGCTTCAATTTTCCCTTGAGCAGCGGTATCTAGGGTGAACGGCTCAGCGGTGGGGTAATAATAAGGTCCCCGTGGCTCGAATGGCATGCTCATAGTAATTGGCGGATACTTTTGGGGAATTTGGACATGAGGAGGGTTTGTTTGGATGTGAGATACATAAGCAGGTTGCGGGCCATGAGTGGGATAAGCAAAGGCTTCCTCAGGTGGGTTTATGACTTGTGAAGTAACAAAGGTTTGAGTATAAGGTAAAAATATGGGTTGAGGTCCAGATTGGCCAGGAGGTAAGGGCTCATGTTGTTCATCGCTAGCACCACTAGCTACCAATTGATCGATTACTCGCCGTTGGGCCATCATTTCAACGCTCAGCTCATTAAATCGGTTTAGAACTTCGCTCAGTTGAGCTCCCATACTTGCCAAGTCAGTCGGTGATGTGGTGGCGGGCCTATCAGACGATTCTGGATgggtactcatgtttacactatCTCTTGAAGCTCGGTTACGCGATCGGGTGATAATGGGGCTTTTTCGGGTAGCTATATACTACCTGAGAATGTAGGAAAACCCTTATTAGATACCCTTCTTGATTGACTgctgtcaaaaagaaaagagaaaaggaaaaaaaacaggAGTTAGTAACAATTAgagtaattcggatgcatgtcctatgggggaaccctttttgtgccaagggtaggcctagcatgagaatgcaatcctctagggtaggcactataccatacctgacgaatccgatcaattgagtgaaaaataattttgaaaatttggccaattggaatgagaagagacgtttgttaaaatgaggacctcgtccgaagggatcgatcacttttgatcgatacaagaacttgcaaaaacgcacgggtttgaccttgacgaacttcctatcaaagagattggaattcgttgataaaatttctcagtgaatcaCGGGTTaaaaccccaactgatcaaatggctggatgcaatggatggttttctcaaaaatcgactaagtttccaatttgaaattgacattgaaaccctaattggtcaaatgggttgagtgaaattgacaatttatttaaaaatcgaGCGGATTatcctaaaaagggaaacgggtCAAATGACTTAAATGAAGTTTAAAAACTTACTCAAAATTGGCCGGatcatcctaaaaaaggaaTTTGATCGCATGAAATTGAGGatcttattcaaaattgaccagatcgccctaaaaagggtaaattggtcacatgaccctaaaaagggtaaattggtcaaatgaattgacgatttattcaaaatcgaccagatggtcctaaaaagggtaaattggtcaaatgatttgatgatttattcaaaatcgaccagatggtcctaaaaagggtaaattggtcaaatgatttgatgatttattcaaaatcgaccgaatgaccctaaaaagggtaaattggtcaaatgatttgatttattcaaaattgattaggaattgacaaaatggatcgATTGAATCGTTCCGCCATTGATGGTTTCAaaaaattagtctatgagccttctaagaTCACGAtttggcctcagtttatttatcatctcaaaaaagaggaatcatttgtgaatttcttcaaattaatgtcctttacgcaagggatttttaccaatttttgataaaatggccaaaaagtgattattagatgctcatattccaaaaattgcttcatgaaaatgatcggatctttaccttaccttgtgcactaccccttcggatgatacgagaaaggtaaacgtgcaagtctccttggattaagtatccgagacatatggtggcttattcctaaacacgggatcccctaaatggcattcccttcctagggtttatgcatgatgccatttattaaagcagtaaaatatgcaattcgaaatgaaacgtgacctaaggaaccctttatttgccggggtaagcctaaaatggtatgacattattaatttatgaacaagaTATGCCACAatttttaaacgtgcaatagcctatctacaagggcaggtcctaaaagaaggtcatgccagacctcttatgtcctaacgtttgtgaatgcaaaagacaagagacAAGAAAACGTGAGtttaacacataatcacataacacattggacaattagataatataaaaggcaataaagataaataaggaaagagggttgggacccctcccctcgtgaatagtgtccctagtttaggataaggccgactctaccctaggcaatctaatatggatgcatgaggttggggttcgctaatgcatctagactcgataagctcaggtccccgagccttcagacttagaaaccaagggtcatcaatcccaagattctttgtcggtggctcgagcgattccccaaacaccgctacgcacacatcgtgtcacggctacgtgtttgagtgaatctctcaaaacctcaatcttcgaccaaaagctaaaggctatcaaccaatagctttaagcggaagattgagtgacccattggaacatgctacacacacatcgtgtcgtgatcacatgtccaagtgagtcacctaatcctaatagggtggagtggcgtgacaagccactaaagaaaaataaaagggataaaagaagtaaagcgtatgctcgtatgctagtgcttgtttggaggggaagggtcaagaaccaacgcgaggctctagggtgacccatacctcccaaaatgcaatgcaagcgcgagataacaagtaaacattcattcaaacatacattcgtgagtcgagggattggtttgattacgtacataagacaaaaggtcctaaaaatgaaaaatgcaatcctaatatccaaatgcaatgcataaaaagggtagaaaaaggaaacgaatggctaagtcaaatgcttggacccacttaggaagtccccagtggagtcgccaactgtcgcgccccacttttttggaaaaaataaaataattgttttttttgttgaattttattgatttgggaaaaatgattttttttgttgataaaaacaaaaatgggtctaaatgggacttttgaaaatgcgacgatttgacccaaggaaaatagtttaaaaagggtttttatataaaaaatggagtcgccacttggtatagagttagggtgtaccaagtcacccaaaaaaaatgaattttaaaagaaaaaagtaagaaaaccctttttaaacgactcctagtccacgtaaaacaaagaaaaaggttcgggggtcacatttgacgaagggggaggcaaggataaaaatccaaggcaccccttcgacctagccaaggctagttgcgtgatttaacccttattttcctaaattttctacccaaagtatgtattgcaaactggatatgactaatgaatgagaaatgcaatcttaagtctagagatgtctctgatgaggctcttgatcccattcacatgaattgtgaaggtcaataaggagagacctcatagaaaaccatgaacgatgcaaatgaggactcaaatgagagtgtaagtgtgcaaagtgtagaaaaaaggtgcatgtgtgcaatttgaaagtatttgtgtgcaaatgaataaaaacataaatgctcgtgtgcaagtgaatgaaa is part of the Coffea eugenioides isolate CCC68of unplaced genomic scaffold, Ceug_1.0 ScVebR1_2405;HRSCAF=3428, whole genome shotgun sequence genome and encodes:
- the LOC113756602 gene encoding uncharacterized protein LOC113756602 — encoded protein: MSTHPESSDRPATTSPTDLASMGAQLSEVLNRFNELSVEMMAQRRVIDQLVASGASDEQHEPLPPGQSGPQPIFLPYTQTFVTSQVINPPEEAFAYPTHGPQPAYVSHIQTNPPHVQIPQKYPPITMSMPFEPRGPYYYPTAEPFTLDTAAQGKIEAGESSAPVDKNLLKRLDQFEDFIRKGQGLNKQGGLDYNELCLFPDMQLPMGFKTPKFSKYDGTGNPKTHLRMFANKLGKPIDDENLPVRLFPESLEGDALDWYSNLKPEDMRSWMDLSTAFMRQYEYNCELAPTRATLEGTKRKPSEDHKTYAKRWRKLAAKVEPPMTENEIVRTFIKTHDPPYFEEIFRMTGCSFAEIVNKLEEFDEFVKAGKIINVSTLKMQLEALQSQNYSGEKSQSKGKEEETAFVGNQGPSARPRFSNRLAYSSPYPYYPSFRPIHHTTINHSRPRPNYPNVLTPPFQNPQPSLQTRPRPPFNPRPIPPPSPNYYYQQTSDTQNSTSNRTFTNLGRPVDQLYEQLKAVGKIGVIPPKVYSNRFPSGYDPQSVCAYHSGAPGHSTNDCRALKHEIQDMIEFGVIVLKKKGEQGQSVSTNPFPKHEDTLEAPTSSDEI